One genomic region from Bos javanicus breed banteng chromosome 14, ARS-OSU_banteng_1.0, whole genome shotgun sequence encodes:
- the MAPK15 gene encoding mitogen-activated protein kinase 15 isoform X3, which yields MGRGLDGRRRSAGSQGNRVQQLEPRGCLEASCFPLADMCTAEVDRHVAQRYLLKRRLGKGAYGIVWKAVDRRTGEVVAIKKIFDAFKDKTDAQRTFREIMLLQEFGDHPNIVRLLDVIPAENDRDIYLVFESMDTDLNAVICKGTLLKDTHKRYIFYQLLRATKFIHSGRVIHRDQKPSNVLLDASCLVKLCDFGLARPLSGLPEVPEGHALTEYVATRWYRAPEVLLSSSWYTPGVDMWSLGCILGEMLRGRPLFPGTSTLHQLELILEAIPPPSKEDLLALGSGCNISVLQHLGSRCPGPPLETPGVCPAQAAQRSPGPAAPLRAEVAAGGGGGLQSSEQLSRGSPAPPPQHPPGWLPAGSTARPVSGHWGGTCGSRCRKEPSSQPPSIAAASIRCSETPPASFGPQASSAQRPRPHSHRPLSALPLSQMILERRGHGRLSKETGLGGGPPTPEPEAQLPSGSPALNSGRRPRNNPGLGPVHDAPGGAQDPPRQNSAPLHQPPPPGGPGRGAGPGGATSSSWVKPGVREAAPSLTSQAAAQVAVRALIRSDRNPGRGANAPGAPRVPPRSPGAARPGRRMFGASAAQGAQGAARATLGGYSQAYGTVCLSALGCLPLLPGPRA from the exons ATGGGGCGGGGTTTGGACGGCAGACGGCGCTCCGCCGGTTCTCAAGGCAACCGGGTTCAACAGTTGGAGCCCCGAGGTTGTCTGGAGGCTTCCTGCTTCCCGCTTGCCGACATGTGCACCGCCGAGGTGGACCGTCACGTCGCCCAGCGATACCTGCTCAAGCGGCGGCTCGGGAAGGGG GCCTATGGCATTGTGTGGAAGGCGGTGGATCGGAGGACTGGCGAGGTCGTGGCCATCAAGAAAATCTTTGATGCCTTCAAGGATAAGACAGATGCCCAG AGGACGTTCCGGGAAATCATGCTTCTCCAG GAATTTGGGGACCATCCCAACATCGTCCGCCTCCTGGATGTGATCCCGGCAGAGAACGACAGGGACATTTACCTGGTGTTTGAGTCTATGG ATACCGACCTGAATGCTGTCATCTGCAAGGGCACGCTGCTAAAGGACACCCACAAACGCTACATCTTCTACCAGCTGCTGCGGGCCACCAAGTTCATTCACTCAGGGCGGGTCATCCACCGGGACCAGAAG CCATCCAATGTTCTCCTGGATGCCAGCTGTTTGGTgaagctctgtgactttggccTGGCTCGCCCCCTCAGTGGCCTCCCTGAGGTCCCCGAGGGGCATGCCCTGACGGAGTATGTGGCCACGAGATGGTACCGGGCTCCAGAGGTGTTGCTGTCTTCCAGCTG GTACACCCCTGGGGTGGACATGTGGAGTCTGGGCTGCATTCTGGGGGAGATGCTGCGGGGGCGGCCCTTGTTCCCTGGCACGTCCACCCTCCACCAGCTGGAGCTCATCCTGGAGGCCATCCCGCCACCATCCAAGGAGG ACCTCCTGGCGCTCGGCTCTGGCTGCAACATCTCAGTTCTGCAGCACCTGGGGTCCCG ATGCCCTGGACCTCCTCTCGAGACTCCTGGTGTTTGCCCCGCACAAGCGGCTCAGCGCAGCCCAGGCCCTGCAGCACCCCTACGTGCAGAGGTAGCGGCTGGGGGTGGCGGTGGGCTGCAAAGCTCCGAGCAGCTCTCCCGAGGCAGCCCGGCCCCACCACCCCAGCACCCGCCTGGCTGGCTCCCCGCAGGTTCCACTGCCCGGCCCGTGAGTGGACACTGGGGGGGGACGTGCGGCTCCCGGTGCAGGAAGGAGCCCAGCTCTCAGCCGCCGAGTATCGCCGCCGCCTCCATCAGGTGCTCCGAGACGCCACCCGCGTCATTCGGGCCCCAGGCCTCCTCTGCGCAGCGAccccgcccccactcccaccGCCCTCTGAGCGCCCTTCCGCTCTCGCAGATGATCTTGGAGCGCAGGGGCCACGGCCGCCTCTCGAAGGAGACGGGCCTGGGGGGCGGCCCCCCGACCCCCGAGCCGGAGGCCCAGCTGCCCTCGGGCTCGCCCGCGTTGAACTCCGGACGCCGGCCTCGGAATAACCCCGGCCTCGGCCCCGTGCACG ACGCCCCCGGCGGAGCCCAGGACCCTCCCAGGCAGAACTCAGCCCCCCTGCACCAGCCTCCGCCCCCAGGAGGTCCTGGGAGAGGGGCGGGGCCCGGCGGGGCGACGTCATCCTCGTGG GTGAAGCCCGGCGTGAGGGAGGCGGCGCCCTCCTTGACCTCGCAGGCCGCCGCCCAGGTGGCCGTCCGGGCACTGATCCGGAGTGACCGGAACCCGGGCCGCGGTGCGAACGCGCCCGGCGCGCCACGG GTTCCTCCTCGATCTCCCGGGGCGGCCCGGCCCGGTCGGAGGATGTTCGGGGCCTCGGCCGCACAGGGGGCCCAGGGAGCCGCGCGGGCCACGCTGGGGGGCTACTCCCAAGCCTACGGGACCGTCTGCCTCTCGGCGCTGGgctgcctgcccctcctcccgGGACCTCGCGCCTGA
- the MAPK15 gene encoding mitogen-activated protein kinase 15 isoform X1 yields the protein MGRGLDGRRRSAGSQGNRVQQLEPRGCLEASCFPLADMCTAEVDRHVAQRYLLKRRLGKGAYGIVWKAVDRRTGEVVAIKKIFDAFKDKTDAQRTFREIMLLQEFGDHPNIVRLLDVIPAENDRDIYLVFESMDTDLNAVICKGTLLKDTHKRYIFYQLLRATKFIHSGRVIHRDQKPSNVLLDASCLVKLCDFGLARPLSGLPEVPEGHALTEYVATRWYRAPEVLLSSSWYTPGVDMWSLGCILGEMLRGRPLFPGTSTLHQLELILEAIPPPSKEDLLALGSGCNISVLQHLGSRCPGPPLETPGVCPAQAAQRSPGPAAPLRAEVAAGGGGGLQSSEQLSRGSPAPPPQHPPGWLPAGSTARPVSGHWGGTCGSRCRKEPSSQPPSIAAASIRCSETPPASFGPQASSAQRPRPHSHRPLSALPLSQMILERRGHGRLSKETGLGGGPPTPEPEAQLPSGSPALNSGRRPRNNPGLGPVHGAWSGGRCVGPPTASSAGLLTPGVWSPDPTDAPGGAQDPPRQNSAPLHQPPPPGGPGRGAGPGGATSSSWVKPGVREAAPSLTSQAAAQVAVRALIRSDRNPGRGANAPGAPRVPPRSPGAARPGRRMFGASAAQGAQGAARATLGGYSQAYGTVCLSALGCLPLLPGPRA from the exons ATGGGGCGGGGTTTGGACGGCAGACGGCGCTCCGCCGGTTCTCAAGGCAACCGGGTTCAACAGTTGGAGCCCCGAGGTTGTCTGGAGGCTTCCTGCTTCCCGCTTGCCGACATGTGCACCGCCGAGGTGGACCGTCACGTCGCCCAGCGATACCTGCTCAAGCGGCGGCTCGGGAAGGGG GCCTATGGCATTGTGTGGAAGGCGGTGGATCGGAGGACTGGCGAGGTCGTGGCCATCAAGAAAATCTTTGATGCCTTCAAGGATAAGACAGATGCCCAG AGGACGTTCCGGGAAATCATGCTTCTCCAG GAATTTGGGGACCATCCCAACATCGTCCGCCTCCTGGATGTGATCCCGGCAGAGAACGACAGGGACATTTACCTGGTGTTTGAGTCTATGG ATACCGACCTGAATGCTGTCATCTGCAAGGGCACGCTGCTAAAGGACACCCACAAACGCTACATCTTCTACCAGCTGCTGCGGGCCACCAAGTTCATTCACTCAGGGCGGGTCATCCACCGGGACCAGAAG CCATCCAATGTTCTCCTGGATGCCAGCTGTTTGGTgaagctctgtgactttggccTGGCTCGCCCCCTCAGTGGCCTCCCTGAGGTCCCCGAGGGGCATGCCCTGACGGAGTATGTGGCCACGAGATGGTACCGGGCTCCAGAGGTGTTGCTGTCTTCCAGCTG GTACACCCCTGGGGTGGACATGTGGAGTCTGGGCTGCATTCTGGGGGAGATGCTGCGGGGGCGGCCCTTGTTCCCTGGCACGTCCACCCTCCACCAGCTGGAGCTCATCCTGGAGGCCATCCCGCCACCATCCAAGGAGG ACCTCCTGGCGCTCGGCTCTGGCTGCAACATCTCAGTTCTGCAGCACCTGGGGTCCCG ATGCCCTGGACCTCCTCTCGAGACTCCTGGTGTTTGCCCCGCACAAGCGGCTCAGCGCAGCCCAGGCCCTGCAGCACCCCTACGTGCAGAGGTAGCGGCTGGGGGTGGCGGTGGGCTGCAAAGCTCCGAGCAGCTCTCCCGAGGCAGCCCGGCCCCACCACCCCAGCACCCGCCTGGCTGGCTCCCCGCAGGTTCCACTGCCCGGCCCGTGAGTGGACACTGGGGGGGGACGTGCGGCTCCCGGTGCAGGAAGGAGCCCAGCTCTCAGCCGCCGAGTATCGCCGCCGCCTCCATCAGGTGCTCCGAGACGCCACCCGCGTCATTCGGGCCCCAGGCCTCCTCTGCGCAGCGAccccgcccccactcccaccGCCCTCTGAGCGCCCTTCCGCTCTCGCAGATGATCTTGGAGCGCAGGGGCCACGGCCGCCTCTCGAAGGAGACGGGCCTGGGGGGCGGCCCCCCGACCCCCGAGCCGGAGGCCCAGCTGCCCTCGGGCTCGCCCGCGTTGAACTCCGGACGCCGGCCTCGGAATAACCCCGGCCTCGGCCCCGTGCACGGTGCGTGGTCTGGTGGCCGATGTGTGGGGCCACCAACCGCCAGCAGCGCCGGACTCCTGACCCCGGGGGTTTGGTCTCCCGACCCCACAGACGCCCCCGGCGGAGCCCAGGACCCTCCCAGGCAGAACTCAGCCCCCCTGCACCAGCCTCCGCCCCCAGGAGGTCCTGGGAGAGGGGCGGGGCCCGGCGGGGCGACGTCATCCTCGTGG GTGAAGCCCGGCGTGAGGGAGGCGGCGCCCTCCTTGACCTCGCAGGCCGCCGCCCAGGTGGCCGTCCGGGCACTGATCCGGAGTGACCGGAACCCGGGCCGCGGTGCGAACGCGCCCGGCGCGCCACGG GTTCCTCCTCGATCTCCCGGGGCGGCCCGGCCCGGTCGGAGGATGTTCGGGGCCTCGGCCGCACAGGGGGCCCAGGGAGCCGCGCGGGCCACGCTGGGGGGCTACTCCCAAGCCTACGGGACCGTCTGCCTCTCGGCGCTGGgctgcctgcccctcctcccgGGACCTCGCGCCTGA
- the MAPK15 gene encoding mitogen-activated protein kinase 15 isoform X7, with the protein MGRGLDGRRRSAGSQGNRVQQLEPRGCLEASCFPLADMCTAEVDRHVAQRYLLKRRLGKGAYGIVWKAVDRRTGEVVAIKKIFDAFKDKTDAQRTFREIMLLQEFGDHPNIVRLLDVIPAENDRDIYLVFESMDTDLNAVICKGTLLKDTHKRYIFYQLLRATKFIHSGRVIHRDQKPSNVLLDASCLVKLCDFGLARPLSGLPEVPEGHALTEYVATRWYRAPEVLLSSSWYTPGVDMWSLGCILGEMLRGRPLFPGTSTLHQLELILEAIPPPSKEDLLALGSGCNISVLQHLGSRPRQTLDALLPPDTPPDALDLLSRLLVFAPHKRLSAAQALQHPYVQRFHCPAREWTLGGDVRLPVQEGAQLSAAEYRRRLHQMILERRGHGRLSKETGLGGGPPTPEPEAQLPSGSPALNSGRRPRNNPGLGPVHDAPGGAQDPPRQNSAPLHQPPPPGGPGRGAGPGGATSSSWVKPGVREAAPSLTSQAAAQVAVRALIRSDRNPGRGANAPGAPRVPPRSPGAARPGRRMFGASAAQGAQGAARATLGGYSQAYGTVCLSALGCLPLLPGPRA; encoded by the exons ATGGGGCGGGGTTTGGACGGCAGACGGCGCTCCGCCGGTTCTCAAGGCAACCGGGTTCAACAGTTGGAGCCCCGAGGTTGTCTGGAGGCTTCCTGCTTCCCGCTTGCCGACATGTGCACCGCCGAGGTGGACCGTCACGTCGCCCAGCGATACCTGCTCAAGCGGCGGCTCGGGAAGGGG GCCTATGGCATTGTGTGGAAGGCGGTGGATCGGAGGACTGGCGAGGTCGTGGCCATCAAGAAAATCTTTGATGCCTTCAAGGATAAGACAGATGCCCAG AGGACGTTCCGGGAAATCATGCTTCTCCAG GAATTTGGGGACCATCCCAACATCGTCCGCCTCCTGGATGTGATCCCGGCAGAGAACGACAGGGACATTTACCTGGTGTTTGAGTCTATGG ATACCGACCTGAATGCTGTCATCTGCAAGGGCACGCTGCTAAAGGACACCCACAAACGCTACATCTTCTACCAGCTGCTGCGGGCCACCAAGTTCATTCACTCAGGGCGGGTCATCCACCGGGACCAGAAG CCATCCAATGTTCTCCTGGATGCCAGCTGTTTGGTgaagctctgtgactttggccTGGCTCGCCCCCTCAGTGGCCTCCCTGAGGTCCCCGAGGGGCATGCCCTGACGGAGTATGTGGCCACGAGATGGTACCGGGCTCCAGAGGTGTTGCTGTCTTCCAGCTG GTACACCCCTGGGGTGGACATGTGGAGTCTGGGCTGCATTCTGGGGGAGATGCTGCGGGGGCGGCCCTTGTTCCCTGGCACGTCCACCCTCCACCAGCTGGAGCTCATCCTGGAGGCCATCCCGCCACCATCCAAGGAGG ACCTCCTGGCGCTCGGCTCTGGCTGCAACATCTCAGTTCTGCAGCACCTGGGGTCCCG GCCCAGGCAGACTCTAGATGCCCTCCTGCCCCCCGACACCCCTCCAGATGCCCTGGACCTCCTCTCGAGACTCCTGGTGTTTGCCCCGCACAAGCGGCTCAGCGCAGCCCAGGCCCTGCAGCACCCCTACGTGCAGAG GTTCCACTGCCCGGCCCGTGAGTGGACACTGGGGGGGGACGTGCGGCTCCCGGTGCAGGAAGGAGCCCAGCTCTCAGCCGCCGAGTATCGCCGCCGCCTCCATCAG ATGATCTTGGAGCGCAGGGGCCACGGCCGCCTCTCGAAGGAGACGGGCCTGGGGGGCGGCCCCCCGACCCCCGAGCCGGAGGCCCAGCTGCCCTCGGGCTCGCCCGCGTTGAACTCCGGACGCCGGCCTCGGAATAACCCCGGCCTCGGCCCCGTGCACG ACGCCCCCGGCGGAGCCCAGGACCCTCCCAGGCAGAACTCAGCCCCCCTGCACCAGCCTCCGCCCCCAGGAGGTCCTGGGAGAGGGGCGGGGCCCGGCGGGGCGACGTCATCCTCGTGG GTGAAGCCCGGCGTGAGGGAGGCGGCGCCCTCCTTGACCTCGCAGGCCGCCGCCCAGGTGGCCGTCCGGGCACTGATCCGGAGTGACCGGAACCCGGGCCGCGGTGCGAACGCGCCCGGCGCGCCACGG GTTCCTCCTCGATCTCCCGGGGCGGCCCGGCCCGGTCGGAGGATGTTCGGGGCCTCGGCCGCACAGGGGGCCCAGGGAGCCGCGCGGGCCACGCTGGGGGGCTACTCCCAAGCCTACGGGACCGTCTGCCTCTCGGCGCTGGgctgcctgcccctcctcccgGGACCTCGCGCCTGA
- the MAPK15 gene encoding mitogen-activated protein kinase 15 isoform X6 gives MGRGLDGRRRSAGSQGNRVQQLEPRGCLEASCFPLADMCTAEVDRHVAQRYLLKRRLGKGAYGIVWKAVDRRTGEVVAIKKIFDAFKDKTDAQRTFREIMLLQEFGDHPNIVRLLDVIPAENDRDIYLVFESMDTDLNAVICKGTLLKDTHKRYIFYQLLRATKFIHSGRVIHRDQKPSNVLLDASCLVKLCDFGLARPLSGLPEVPEGHALTEYVATRWYRAPEVLLSSSWYTPGVDMWSLGCILGEMLRGRPLFPGTSTLHQLELILEAIPPPSKEDLLALGSGCNISVLQHLGSRPRQTLDALLPPDTPPDALDLLSRLLVFAPHKRLSAAQALQHPYVQRFHCPAREWTLGGDVRLPVQEGAQLSAAEYRRRLHQMILERRGHGRLSKETGLGGGPPTPEPEAQLPSGSPALNSGRRPRNNPGLGPVHGAWSGGRCVGPPTASSAGLLTPGVWSPDPTDAPGGAQDPPRQNSAPLHQPPPPGGPGRGAGPGGATSSSWVKPGVREAAPSLTSQAAAQVAVRALIRSDRNPGRGANAPGAPRVPPRSPGAARPGRRMFGASAAQGAQGAARATLGGYSQAYGTVCLSALGCLPLLPGPRA, from the exons ATGGGGCGGGGTTTGGACGGCAGACGGCGCTCCGCCGGTTCTCAAGGCAACCGGGTTCAACAGTTGGAGCCCCGAGGTTGTCTGGAGGCTTCCTGCTTCCCGCTTGCCGACATGTGCACCGCCGAGGTGGACCGTCACGTCGCCCAGCGATACCTGCTCAAGCGGCGGCTCGGGAAGGGG GCCTATGGCATTGTGTGGAAGGCGGTGGATCGGAGGACTGGCGAGGTCGTGGCCATCAAGAAAATCTTTGATGCCTTCAAGGATAAGACAGATGCCCAG AGGACGTTCCGGGAAATCATGCTTCTCCAG GAATTTGGGGACCATCCCAACATCGTCCGCCTCCTGGATGTGATCCCGGCAGAGAACGACAGGGACATTTACCTGGTGTTTGAGTCTATGG ATACCGACCTGAATGCTGTCATCTGCAAGGGCACGCTGCTAAAGGACACCCACAAACGCTACATCTTCTACCAGCTGCTGCGGGCCACCAAGTTCATTCACTCAGGGCGGGTCATCCACCGGGACCAGAAG CCATCCAATGTTCTCCTGGATGCCAGCTGTTTGGTgaagctctgtgactttggccTGGCTCGCCCCCTCAGTGGCCTCCCTGAGGTCCCCGAGGGGCATGCCCTGACGGAGTATGTGGCCACGAGATGGTACCGGGCTCCAGAGGTGTTGCTGTCTTCCAGCTG GTACACCCCTGGGGTGGACATGTGGAGTCTGGGCTGCATTCTGGGGGAGATGCTGCGGGGGCGGCCCTTGTTCCCTGGCACGTCCACCCTCCACCAGCTGGAGCTCATCCTGGAGGCCATCCCGCCACCATCCAAGGAGG ACCTCCTGGCGCTCGGCTCTGGCTGCAACATCTCAGTTCTGCAGCACCTGGGGTCCCG GCCCAGGCAGACTCTAGATGCCCTCCTGCCCCCCGACACCCCTCCAGATGCCCTGGACCTCCTCTCGAGACTCCTGGTGTTTGCCCCGCACAAGCGGCTCAGCGCAGCCCAGGCCCTGCAGCACCCCTACGTGCAGAG GTTCCACTGCCCGGCCCGTGAGTGGACACTGGGGGGGGACGTGCGGCTCCCGGTGCAGGAAGGAGCCCAGCTCTCAGCCGCCGAGTATCGCCGCCGCCTCCATCAG ATGATCTTGGAGCGCAGGGGCCACGGCCGCCTCTCGAAGGAGACGGGCCTGGGGGGCGGCCCCCCGACCCCCGAGCCGGAGGCCCAGCTGCCCTCGGGCTCGCCCGCGTTGAACTCCGGACGCCGGCCTCGGAATAACCCCGGCCTCGGCCCCGTGCACGGTGCGTGGTCTGGTGGCCGATGTGTGGGGCCACCAACCGCCAGCAGCGCCGGACTCCTGACCCCGGGGGTTTGGTCTCCCGACCCCACAGACGCCCCCGGCGGAGCCCAGGACCCTCCCAGGCAGAACTCAGCCCCCCTGCACCAGCCTCCGCCCCCAGGAGGTCCTGGGAGAGGGGCGGGGCCCGGCGGGGCGACGTCATCCTCGTGG GTGAAGCCCGGCGTGAGGGAGGCGGCGCCCTCCTTGACCTCGCAGGCCGCCGCCCAGGTGGCCGTCCGGGCACTGATCCGGAGTGACCGGAACCCGGGCCGCGGTGCGAACGCGCCCGGCGCGCCACGG GTTCCTCCTCGATCTCCCGGGGCGGCCCGGCCCGGTCGGAGGATGTTCGGGGCCTCGGCCGCACAGGGGGCCCAGGGAGCCGCGCGGGCCACGCTGGGGGGCTACTCCCAAGCCTACGGGACCGTCTGCCTCTCGGCGCTGGgctgcctgcccctcctcccgGGACCTCGCGCCTGA
- the MAPK15 gene encoding mitogen-activated protein kinase 15 isoform X5, protein MAAPVWPTLWRSQAYGIVWKAVDRRTGEVVAIKKIFDAFKDKTDAQRTFREIMLLQEFGDHPNIVRLLDVIPAENDRDIYLVFESMDTDLNAVICKGTLLKDTHKRYIFYQLLRATKFIHSGRVIHRDQKPSNVLLDASCLVKLCDFGLARPLSGLPEVPEGHALTEYVATRWYRAPEVLLSSSWYTPGVDMWSLGCILGEMLRGRPLFPGTSTLHQLELILEAIPPPSKEDLLALGSGCNISVLQHLGSRCPGPPLETPGVCPAQAAQRSPGPAAPLRAEVAAGGGGGLQSSEQLSRGSPAPPPQHPPGWLPAGSTARPVSGHWGGTCGSRCRKEPSSQPPSIAAASIRCSETPPASFGPQASSAQRPRPHSHRPLSALPLSQMILERRGHGRLSKETGLGGGPPTPEPEAQLPSGSPALNSGRRPRNNPGLGPVHGAWSGGRCVGPPTASSAGLLTPGVWSPDPTDAPGGAQDPPRQNSAPLHQPPPPGGPGRGAGPGGATSSSWVKPGVREAAPSLTSQAAAQVAVRALIRSDRNPGRGANAPGAPRVPPRSPGAARPGRRMFGASAAQGAQGAARATLGGYSQAYGTVCLSALGCLPLLPGPRA, encoded by the exons GCCTATGGCATTGTGTGGAAGGCGGTGGATCGGAGGACTGGCGAGGTCGTGGCCATCAAGAAAATCTTTGATGCCTTCAAGGATAAGACAGATGCCCAG AGGACGTTCCGGGAAATCATGCTTCTCCAG GAATTTGGGGACCATCCCAACATCGTCCGCCTCCTGGATGTGATCCCGGCAGAGAACGACAGGGACATTTACCTGGTGTTTGAGTCTATGG ATACCGACCTGAATGCTGTCATCTGCAAGGGCACGCTGCTAAAGGACACCCACAAACGCTACATCTTCTACCAGCTGCTGCGGGCCACCAAGTTCATTCACTCAGGGCGGGTCATCCACCGGGACCAGAAG CCATCCAATGTTCTCCTGGATGCCAGCTGTTTGGTgaagctctgtgactttggccTGGCTCGCCCCCTCAGTGGCCTCCCTGAGGTCCCCGAGGGGCATGCCCTGACGGAGTATGTGGCCACGAGATGGTACCGGGCTCCAGAGGTGTTGCTGTCTTCCAGCTG GTACACCCCTGGGGTGGACATGTGGAGTCTGGGCTGCATTCTGGGGGAGATGCTGCGGGGGCGGCCCTTGTTCCCTGGCACGTCCACCCTCCACCAGCTGGAGCTCATCCTGGAGGCCATCCCGCCACCATCCAAGGAGG ACCTCCTGGCGCTCGGCTCTGGCTGCAACATCTCAGTTCTGCAGCACCTGGGGTCCCG ATGCCCTGGACCTCCTCTCGAGACTCCTGGTGTTTGCCCCGCACAAGCGGCTCAGCGCAGCCCAGGCCCTGCAGCACCCCTACGTGCAGAGGTAGCGGCTGGGGGTGGCGGTGGGCTGCAAAGCTCCGAGCAGCTCTCCCGAGGCAGCCCGGCCCCACCACCCCAGCACCCGCCTGGCTGGCTCCCCGCAGGTTCCACTGCCCGGCCCGTGAGTGGACACTGGGGGGGGACGTGCGGCTCCCGGTGCAGGAAGGAGCCCAGCTCTCAGCCGCCGAGTATCGCCGCCGCCTCCATCAGGTGCTCCGAGACGCCACCCGCGTCATTCGGGCCCCAGGCCTCCTCTGCGCAGCGAccccgcccccactcccaccGCCCTCTGAGCGCCCTTCCGCTCTCGCAGATGATCTTGGAGCGCAGGGGCCACGGCCGCCTCTCGAAGGAGACGGGCCTGGGGGGCGGCCCCCCGACCCCCGAGCCGGAGGCCCAGCTGCCCTCGGGCTCGCCCGCGTTGAACTCCGGACGCCGGCCTCGGAATAACCCCGGCCTCGGCCCCGTGCACGGTGCGTGGTCTGGTGGCCGATGTGTGGGGCCACCAACCGCCAGCAGCGCCGGACTCCTGACCCCGGGGGTTTGGTCTCCCGACCCCACAGACGCCCCCGGCGGAGCCCAGGACCCTCCCAGGCAGAACTCAGCCCCCCTGCACCAGCCTCCGCCCCCAGGAGGTCCTGGGAGAGGGGCGGGGCCCGGCGGGGCGACGTCATCCTCGTGG GTGAAGCCCGGCGTGAGGGAGGCGGCGCCCTCCTTGACCTCGCAGGCCGCCGCCCAGGTGGCCGTCCGGGCACTGATCCGGAGTGACCGGAACCCGGGCCGCGGTGCGAACGCGCCCGGCGCGCCACGG GTTCCTCCTCGATCTCCCGGGGCGGCCCGGCCCGGTCGGAGGATGTTCGGGGCCTCGGCCGCACAGGGGGCCCAGGGAGCCGCGCGGGCCACGCTGGGGGGCTACTCCCAAGCCTACGGGACCGTCTGCCTCTCGGCGCTGGgctgcctgcccctcctcccgGGACCTCGCGCCTGA